One region of Cygnus atratus isolate AKBS03 ecotype Queensland, Australia chromosome 25, CAtr_DNAZoo_HiC_assembly, whole genome shotgun sequence genomic DNA includes:
- the PLEKHH3 gene encoding pleckstrin homology domain-containing family H member 3, with the protein MPFPGGLWWLLCCRQGFTLLRRDYGDADREADGEAEEEASFELRAQGDQASLEVSLSQPTRTSSGSERSLLVSEEMRSLIVEKGPGPVEEDPDALVKGWLQREVRGGVKTPWIRPRKYWFVLTPDSLDYYSSNEKGAKRLGSLVLTSLCSVLWPDKQTYKETGYWSVTVFGRKHCYRLYSEHLNEAVRWVCAVQKVIDSKAPVQTPTQLLMRDVEEHCGSPEVLEQIYRCNPILRYTSSPLYAPLLPFPYGSLDQSAPGPRSYTTLRDEAVKLFNSLQQLESQRDPVPLIQGILQTCLDLPPLVDEIYCQLVKQTTEPPAPGGPGDLHYWQLLTCMSCTFLPSPPVLRFLRFHLDRTESRFPASEMAKYACFIREALGKTRGRECVPSLEEILVLMRRQEMVCTVHCPGAAACSVAISSHTTAEEVARELVSRLGLSQSPNLFALYEQSRLREQPVGSSTLLADVLTRFENLAGEEREQDAPCRLCFKHYGFLDTDNVPRDSLEFALLFEQAHEMVLRGYVPTSEETLQTLAALRLQSLNSDFSTHAPFPRLEELFPPHVLHARLPAPRPDPPPKCRGARLRAGLLAGGLWGHSLAKQRAERDQRLRGRLREEGASTMAAIVEKWKLLQGMGRPEAMAAYVALVREWPGFGSTLFDVDLRASPVGAGPQRLWLGIGAKAVSLYKPGEPEPLDSFCYGRISSFGASDSSTFRLSVEDRDLLFETSQVDEIAQLLTTYLASTAARRPPRPQEPAPGPLDPDPAALPRGLCPVAGPWQRPPPTGSFGS; encoded by the exons aTGCCGTTCCCCGGCGGGCTCtggtggctgctgtgctgccgGCAGGGCTTCACGCTGCTGCGGCGGGACTACGGCGACGCGGACCGGGAGGCGGACGGCGAGGCCGAGGAGGAGGCGTCTTTCGAGCTCCGAGCGCAGGGAGACCAG gcaTCCCTGGAGGTGAGCCTGAGCCAGCCCACCCGCACCAGCAGCGGCTCGGAGCG GTCCCTGCTCGTGTCGGAGGAGATGCGCAGTCTCATCGTGGAGAAGGGACCGGGGCCAGTGGAGGAGGACCCCGATGCTCTCGTGAAAG gctggctgcagcggGAGGTGCGGGGCGGCGTCAAGACCCCCTGGATCCGGCCTCGGAAGTACTGGTTCGTGCTGACGCCCGACTCCCTGGACTACTACAGCAGCAACGAGAAGGGAGCCAAGCGCCTGGGCTCCCTCGTGCTCACCAGCCTCTGCTCCGTGCTGTGGCCGGACAAGCAGACCTACAAGGAGACAG GCTACTGGAGCGTGACGGTGTTCGGCAGGAAGCATTGCTACCGCCTGTACAGCGAGCACCTCAACGAGGCCGTGCGCTGGGTGTGCGCCGTGCAGAAGGTCATCGACAGCAAGGCGCCTGTGCAGAcgcccacccagctgctcatGCGCGACGTCGAG GAGCACTGCGGCAGCCCCGAGGTCCTGGAGCAGATCTACCGCTGCAACCCCATCCTGCGCTACACCAGCAGCCCGCTGTACGCCCCCCTGCTGCCCTTCCCCTACGGCAGCCTGGACCAAAGCG cccccggTCCCCGCAGCTACACCACGCTGCGCGACGAGGCCGTGAAGCTCTTCAActcgctgcagcagctggagtcGCAGCGGGACCCGGTGCCGCTGATCCAGGGCATCCTGCAGACCTGCCTGGACCTGCCGCCGCTGGTGGACGAGATTTACTGCCAGCTGGTGAAGCAGACCACGGAGCCGCCGGCGCCGGGCGGGCCGGGCGACTTGCACTACTGGCAGCTGCTCACCTGCATGAGCTGCACGTTCCTGCCCTCCCCGCCTGTCCTGCGCTTCCTGCGCTTCCACCTGGACAG GACGGAGAGCCGCTTCCCCGCCTCGGAGATGGCCAAGTACGCCTGCTTCATCCGGGAGGCGCTGGGGAAGACGAGGGGCCGGGAGTGCGTGCCGTCCCTGGAGGAGATCCTGGTGCTGATGCGGCGGCAGGAGATGGTCTGCACCGTGCACtgccccggcgccgccgcctGCAGCGTGGCCATCAGCTCCCACACCACGGCCGAGGAG GTGGCCCGGGAGCTGGTGTCGCGCCTGGGGCTGTCCCAGAGCCCCAACCTCTTTGCGCTCTACGAGCAGTCCCGGCTCCGGGAGCAGCCCGTGGGCAGCTCCACGCTGCTGGCCGACGTCCTCACCAGGTTTGAAAA CCTGGCCGGGGAGGAGCGGGAGCAGGACGCGCCGTGCCGGCTCTGCTTCAAGCACTACGGCTTCCTGGACACGGACAACGTCCCGCGGGACAGCCTGGAGTTTGCCCTCCTCTTTGAGCAG GCTCACGAGATGGTGCTGCGGGGCTACGTGCCCACGTCGGAGGAGACGCTGCAGACGCTGGCGGCGCTGCGCCTGCAGAGCCTCAACAGCGACTTCTCCACCCACGCCCCCTTCCCGCGCCTGGAGGAGCTCTTCCCCCCCCACGTCCTGCACGCCCGCCTGCCGGCCCCCCGCCCCGACCCCCCGCCCAAGTGCCGCGGGGCCCGGCTGCGCGCGGGGCTGCTGGccggggggctctgggggcacTCGCTGGCCAAGCAGCGGGCCGAGCGGGATCAGCGCCTGCGGGGCCGCCTGCGGGAGGAGGGGGCCAGCACCATGGCTGCCATCGTGGAGAAGtggaagctgctgcagggcatggGCCGGCCCGAAGCCATGGCCGCCTACGTGGCGCTGGTGCGGGAATGGCCCGGCTTCGGCTCCACGCTCTTCGACGTCGACCTGCGCGCG AGCCCGGTGGGAGCCGGACCCCAGCGGCTGTGGCTGGGCATCGGGGCCAAGGCTGTGTCGCTGTACAAGCCGGGGGAGCCCGAGCCCTTGGACAGCTTCTGCTACGGCCGCATCTCCTCCTTCGGGGCCTCCGACAGCAGCACGTTCCGGCTCTCCGTGGAAGACCGGGACCTGCTCTTTGAGACCTCCCAG GTGGACGAGATCGCCCAGCTCCTCACCACGTACCTCGCCTCCACGGCTGCCCGCCGGCCGCCCCGGCCCCAGGAGCCGGCCCCTGGCCCCCTCGATCCAGAccccgccgcgctgccccgGGGGCTCTGCCCCGTGGCCGGGCCCTGGCAGCGCCCGCCACCCACCGGCTCCTTCGGCAGCTAG
- the CCR10 gene encoding C-C chemokine receptor type 10 — protein sequence MEKANPSPTAMETAATTDFYSWEYDPSWDDGMLPELCEKQEVQGFARTYQPAVYLLLLLLGTVGNGLVLLTHTRYRRAHSVTDVCLLHLALSDLLLLLTLPFAVTVTLQGWAPGTAACRALQGIYALNFYGGFLFLTCISVDRYVAIVRVPAACRLRPRARRHGWLTAGLAWLLATLLALPQFVYGRAEQHQDLRICRVVFPPAVSRAARGATNLAQVVLGFALPFLVMASCYAAVARTLLAARGTQPHRALRVLLALVLVFVALQLPHSLMVLLDTAELLASWEVSCAQSRRKDLALLVTGGLAYLRCCLNPLLYAFLGQRFRRELWLLASDAGCVGPIDPRCPGCPSPRRRSSLSTCQDVA from the exons ATGGAGAAG GCGAACCCCAGCCCCACCGCCATGGAGACAGCGGCCACCACCGACTTCTACTCCTGGGAGTATGACCCCTCCTGGGACGACGGCATGCTGCCCGAGCTGTGCGAGAAGCAGGAGGTGCAGGGCTTCGCCCGCACCTACCAGCCGGCCGTCtacctgctgctcctgctcctgggcaCGGTGGGCAACGGGCTGGTGCTGCTCACGCACACCCGCTACCGCCGGGCGCACAGCGTCACCGACGTCTGCCTCCTGCACCTCGCCCTGTCCgacctcctgctgctcctcacgCTGCCCTTCGCCGTCACCGTCACGCTGCAGGGCTGGGCCCCGGGCACGGCCGCCTGCAGGGCGCTGCAGGGCATTTACGCCCTCAACTTCTACGGAggcttcctcttcctcacctgCATCAGCGTGGACCGCTACGTGGCCATCGTGCGGGTGCCGGCCGCTTGCCGCCTGCGCCCGCGGGCTCGCCGCCACGGCTGGCTGACGGCGGGGCTGGCCTGGCTGCTGGCCACCCTGCTGGCGCTGCCCCAGTTCGTCTACGGCCGAGCGGAGCAGCACCAGGACCTCCGGATTTGCCGCGTCGTCTTCCCCCCAGCGGTCTCGCGGGCGGCCCGGGGGGCCACCAACCTGGCGCAGGTCGTGCTGGGCTTCGCGCTGCCCTTCCTGGTGATGGCGAGCTGCTATGCGGCCGTGGCTCGGACGCTGCTGGCGGCTCGTGGCACCCAGCCCCACCGGGCGCTGCGGGTGCTGCTGGCCCTCGTGCTGGTCTTCgtggccctgcagctgccccacagcctgaTGGTGCTGCTGGATACGGCCGAGCTGCTGGCCAGCTGGGAGGTGAGCTGCGCCCAGAGCCGCCGCAAGGACCTGGCGCTGCTGGTCACCGGCGGGCTGGCGTACCTGCGCTGCTGCCTCAACCCCCTGCTCTACGCCTTCCTGGGGCAGCGTTTCCGCcgggagctgtggctgctggccAGCGATGCCGGCTGCGTGGGGCCCATCGACCCGCGCTGCCCCGGCTGCCCCAGTCCCCGCCGGCGTTCGTCGCTCTCCACCTGCCAGGACGTGGCGTAG